The Bacteroidota bacterium genomic interval TCCAGAAACCCGACAAAGTGATTATGATTCACTCAACCGACACAGAAGGACAATTTGAATTTCGTCCGCTTGAGCCGGGCTACGGTGTTACTGTCGGAAACGCGCTCCGCAGAATTCTTCTCTCTTCCCTCGAAGGACACGCCATTACCGGCATCCGCATTGAAGGAGTTGACCATGAATTCTCCACCATCAAAGGAATTGTGGAAGACGTTACCGAAATCGTTTTGAACCTGAAACAAGTTCGTTTCAAAAAACAAATTGAAGGAGTTGACAACGAAAAAATAACTATCTCTCTCATCGGAAAAGACCATTTCACCGCAGGTGATATCGGAAAATCCACCTCTGCATTCCAGGTGTTGAATCCCGACCACGTGATTTGCACGATGGACGGAAACGCAAAAGCGAAAATCGAAATCACAATTGACAAAGGGCGCGGATACGTTCCTGCGGAAGAAAACAAACCACTGAACTCACCTGTCGGATACATCCCGATTGATTCCATCTTCACTCCTATCCGCCACGTGAAATATACGATTGAAAATTTCCGCGTGGAACAAAAAACTGACTACGAAAAATTAATCGTTGATATAAAGAGTGACGGAAGCGTTCACCCGAAAGAAGCGCTGAAGGAAGCGGCAAAAATTCTGATTCATCACTTCATGCTCTTCTCCGATGAAAAAATTACGTTGGATACAGAAGAAAAAACCAAAGAACAGGATTTTGACGAACACGCACTTCACATCCGCCAGTTATTGAAAACAAAACTGGCTGATATGGATTTATCCGTTCGCGCATTAAACTGTTTGAAAGCAGCAGATGTGGAAACGCTTGCTGACCTGGTTTCCTTCAATAAAATGGATTTGCTTAAGTTCCGCAACTTCGGAAAGAAATCTCTTGCTGAATTGGAAGAACTCGTGCAAAACAAAGGACTCCATTTCGGAATGGACGTTGCGAAATACGGATTCATAAAAGAAAGAGGAAGTTTAAACTAAGGTATAAGGTATAAGGTATAAGGTATAGGGGAACAGCCCCGCTCACCTTATACCCTATCCCCTATTCCTCTATACCCAACAACAATGAGACACGGTAAAAAAATAAATCACCTCTCGCGCAAAGCGCCTCACAGGCACGCAATGCTGTCGAACATGGCGGCATCGCTGATTCAGCACAAGCGCATTAACACAACGCTTGCAAAAGCAAAAGCGCTCAAGAAATATTTTGAGCCGCTTGTTACACGCGCTAAAACAGATACCACGCATTCACGCAGAATTGCATTCCGCTATTTGCAGAACAAAGATGCAGTTGCTGCACTCTTCCGCGATGTGGCGCCCAAGGTGGGAGAACGCGCAGGCGGCTACACGCGCATTCTTAAAACCGGATTCCGCACGGGAGACAATGCTGATACTTGCCTGATTGAACTCGTTGACTTTAATGAAAACATGCTCAAAGCAGCTACGGAACAAAAAGCTCCTGCAAAGAAAACACGCAGAAGCAGAGGAAAAAAGTCAGAAGTGAAAAGTGAGAAGCCGGAAGAAACAACAACTGAAGAAACAAATCCGGAACAAAAGAGTGAATAATTTTTTAATAAAATCTTTCTTCTAATAGAAAAGGATGGAGTAAATTTGCTCCATCTTTTTTTTTATATTTAACATAAGCAATGAAATATAAAGCGAAGAAACCCGCCATACTCCTGCTGCAAGACGGAAAAGTTTTTCATGGCAAAGCAGCCGGAAAGATTGAAACTGCTGCCGGAGAAATTTGTTTCAACACCGGCATGACCGGCTACCAGGAAATTTTTACAGACCCTTCTTACTTCGGGCAGTTGCTTATCACCACGCATGTTCACATAGGCAATTACGGAATTCATTCCGCAGAAGTGGAATCGGAAAGCGTGAAGATTGCAGGATTGATTTGCAAAAGTTTTAATGTGGAATACTCGCGCAAGGACGCAATGGAATCCATACAGGATTATTTTGAAGAACAAAACATAGTTGCTATATCTGACGTGGATACGCGCGCCATCGTGCGCTATATCCGAAGCAAAGGCGCGATGAATGCTGTTATCTCCTCTGAGATTACCGATGTAAAAGAACTGAAAAAAATTCTCGCCAAAGTTCCTTCGATGGAAGGGCTTGAACTTTCCTCTAAAGTTTCCGCCAAAAAATCCTACCTGCTTGGAAACCCCCATGCGAAATTCAAAGTTGCCGCACTTGATTTAGGCGTGAAGAAAAATATCCTGCGCTGCCTGAACGAACGTGACTGCTATGTGCAGGTTTTCCCGATGGGAACTAAATCTTCTGAAATACTAAAAACAAATCCTGACGGGCTTTTTATTTCCAACGGGCCGGGT includes:
- the rplQ gene encoding 50S ribosomal protein L17 codes for the protein MRHGKKINHLSRKAPHRHAMLSNMAASLIQHKRINTTLAKAKALKKYFEPLVTRAKTDTTHSRRIAFRYLQNKDAVAALFRDVAPKVGERAGGYTRILKTGFRTGDNADTCLIELVDFNENMLKAATEQKAPAKKTRRSRGKKSEVKSEKPEETTTEETNPEQKSE
- a CDS encoding DNA-directed RNA polymerase subunit alpha gives rise to the protein MAILTFQKPDKVIMIHSTDTEGQFEFRPLEPGYGVTVGNALRRILLSSLEGHAITGIRIEGVDHEFSTIKGIVEDVTEIVLNLKQVRFKKQIEGVDNEKITISLIGKDHFTAGDIGKSTSAFQVLNPDHVICTMDGNAKAKIEITIDKGRGYVPAEENKPLNSPVGYIPIDSIFTPIRHVKYTIENFRVEQKTDYEKLIVDIKSDGSVHPKEALKEAAKILIHHFMLFSDEKITLDTEEKTKEQDFDEHALHIRQLLKTKLADMDLSVRALNCLKAADVETLADLVSFNKMDLLKFRNFGKKSLAELEELVQNKGLHFGMDVAKYGFIKERGSLN
- the carA gene encoding glutamine-hydrolyzing carbamoyl-phosphate synthase small subunit translates to MKYKAKKPAILLLQDGKVFHGKAAGKIETAAGEICFNTGMTGYQEIFTDPSYFGQLLITTHVHIGNYGIHSAEVESESVKIAGLICKSFNVEYSRKDAMESIQDYFEEQNIVAISDVDTRAIVRYIRSKGAMNAVISSEITDVKELKKILAKVPSMEGLELSSKVSAKKSYLLGNPHAKFKVAALDLGVKKNILRCLNERDCYVQVFPMGTKSSEILKTNPDGLFISNGPGDPAAMPHVVETISELIESNIPMFGICLGHQVISLANGIKTYKMFNGHRGINHPVKNLITGKDEVTSQNHGFAVDEKEAKKNKNMEVTHLNLNDGTIEGIRMKHKPVFCVQYHPEASAGPHDSRYLFDDFVNLMQRKKNFLKKQKSKAEA